A DNA window from Thermosynechococcaceae cyanobacterium Okahandja contains the following coding sequences:
- a CDS encoding KH domain-containing protein, whose translation MSESASAPNYVGLIRFLLEPFMEAPDTLRIHAEFSPATSRIWIRLAFAGDDKGRVYGRGGRNLHAIRAVLNAAAAAAGQQVYLDVYGDHKSEPKINNQEGDRRGRPHPRSYPSSRRQS comes from the coding sequence ATGAGTGAGTCGGCTTCTGCTCCCAATTACGTCGGGTTAATTCGATTTTTGCTAGAGCCGTTTATGGAGGCACCGGATACCCTACGCATCCATGCGGAGTTTTCGCCAGCCACATCGCGTATTTGGATTCGTCTGGCCTTTGCGGGTGATGATAAGGGGCGTGTCTATGGTCGCGGGGGGCGGAACCTGCACGCCATTCGAGCAGTCCTAAACGCGGCAGCCGCAGCGGCGGGTCAGCAAGTTTATCTGGACGTGTACGGGGATCACAAAAGTGAGCCTAAAATAAATAACCAAGAGGGCGATCGCCGTGGGCGACCCCATCCTCGTTCTTATCCATCATCAAGGAGGCAAAGTTAG
- the rpsP gene encoding 30S ribosomal protein S16, whose protein sequence is MIKLRLKRYGKKRNATYRIVAMNSSDRRDGRALEELGFYDPIRDEVRLKEEAIKRRLEQGAQPTDTVRRLFVKANLLPQTQSS, encoded by the coding sequence ATGATTAAGCTGCGCCTGAAGCGCTACGGCAAAAAGCGCAATGCCACTTACCGCATTGTTGCCATGAACAGTAGCGATCGCCGGGATGGCCGTGCTCTCGAAGAGCTAGGCTTTTACGATCCTATCCGCGACGAAGTTCGCCTGAAGGAAGAGGCCATTAAACGCCGTTTAGAGCAAGGTGCGCAACCCACCGATACCGTGCGGCGGTTGTTTGTGAAAGCGAATTTGCTGCCCCAGACCCAGTCCTCATGA